Proteins encoded by one window of Cannabis sativa cultivar Pink pepper isolate KNU-18-1 chromosome 4, ASM2916894v1, whole genome shotgun sequence:
- the LOC115713926 gene encoding F-box/kelch-repeat protein SKIP6 has product MSTTESSSQSAPESAVLIPSLSDDVALNCLARIPRCHHPTLSLVSKTFRSLLSSPLLFNARSLLNSTQHFLYLTLRSHTLQNPFSWLTFYKPQHNSLPDHTHFQALIVPVPPIPSPSVGSAYATLGPKIYVLGGSVNDVPTSHVWVLDCRFHTWEPGPSMRVGREFAAAGVVDGKIYVMGGCAVDSSARSAHWAEVFDPVVGRWEAVPSPIEVRDKWMHASAVVGGRIYAMADRGGVVYSPMRKEWEGVGVDLDMGWRGRACVVDEVLYSYDYLGKIKGFDFRNGEWKELKGVDKELPKFLCGATMANVGGRLIVLWEEKVDRNENRNVRRKDIDIWCAEIEVKKNGDRDQYGKIHWSEKVLSVPFGSSIVHCTGVSL; this is encoded by the coding sequence ATGTCCACCACCGAATCATCATCGCAGTCGGCTCCTGAATCGGCGGTGCTCATCCCCTCTCTCTCAGACGACGTCGCCTTGAACTGTCTGGCTCGAATCCCAAGGTGCCACCACCCAACCCTCTCCCTTGTCTCCAAAACCTTTCGTTCCCTCCTCTCTTCCCCACTCCTCTTCAACGCTCGCTCTCTCCTCAACTCCACCCAACACTTCCTCTACCTCACCCTTCGCTCTCACACCCTCCAAAATCCTTTCTCATGGCTCACTTTCTACAAACCACAGCACAATTCACTCCCAGACCACACCCATTTCCAGGCCCTCATCGTCCCTGTTCCCCCAATCCCCTCCCCATCGGTCGGCTCCGCCTACGCCACATTGGGTCCCAAGATCTACGTCCTCGGCGGCTCAGTCAACGACGTCCCCACCTCCCACGTGTGGGTCCTTGACTGCCGCTTCCACACGTGGGAGCCCGGCCCCAGCATGCGTGTGGGTCGGGAGTTCGCCGCCGCGGGTGTTGTCGACGGTAAGATCTACGTGATGGGAGGTTGTGCGGTGGACTCTTCGGCCAGGTCAGCTCACTGGGCTGAGGTGTTCGATCCTGTCGTCGGGCGCTGGGAGGCCGTTCCGAGCCCGATTGAGGTCCGGGACAAGTGGATGCACGCGAGCGCCGTGGTGGGTGGGAGAATCTACGCTATGGCGGACCGAGGAGGGGTTGTGTACAGCCCGATGAGGAAGGAATGGGAGGGAGTGGGCGTTGATTTGGACATGGGTTGGAGAGGGAGGGCTTGCGTTGTGGATGAGGTGTTGTATAGCTACGATTACCTGGGGAAGATTAAGGGGTTTGATTTTAGGAATGGGGAATGGAAAGAGCTCAAGGGGGTGGATAAAGAGTTGCCTAAGTTCTTATGTGGGGCAACAATGGCGAATGTGGGTGGTAGGCTGATTGTGCTGTGGGAAGAGAAGGTTGATAGGAATGAGAATAGGAACGTGAGAAGGAAAGATATTGATATATGGTGTGCTGAGATTGAAGTGAAGAAAAATGGGGATAGGGATCAGTACGGGAAGATTCATTGGTCAGAAAAGGTTCTTTCTGTCCCCTTTGGGTCGTCCATTGTCCATTGCACTGGGGTTTCCTTGTGA
- the LOC115714261 gene encoding shikimate kinase, chloroplastic — protein MEALVPQTVQFTNWIYSDKVTNRPGRSFPVSQTLKDRKRFPVLVSARFPANGASNRRRNVDMEVSCSYKSVPGSVVESGNNQAPFDESLLLKVKSEKIKPYLEGRCIYLVGMMGSGKTTVGKILSQALGYSFSDCDTLIEQEADGISVAEIFKLHGEGFFRDKETEVLRQLSLMRCVVVSTGGGAVVRNINWKYMQKGITVWLDVPLDALAQRISAVGTGSRPLLPNESGDIYSKTFMRLSSLFELRGESYANANARVSLENIAAKLGERDVSNLTPTVIAIEALEQIEVFLKEKEGHNEL, from the exons ATGGAGGCTCTAGTACCACAAACGGTACAATTTACCAACTGGATTTACTCCGACAAGGTTACGAATAGACCAGGCAGGTCGTTCCCTGTTTCTCAGACGCTGAAGGACCGGAAAAGGTTTCCGGTGCTTGTTTCAGCTCGATTTCCGGCTAACGGAGCTTCGAATCGGCGTAGAAATGTGGATATGGAAGTTTCATGCTCTTACAAGAGCGTTCCAG GTTCAGTTGTGGAATCTGGAAACAATCAGGCTCCATTTGATGAATCTCTACTTTTAAAG GTTAAGTCAGAAAAGATTAAGCCATATTTAGAGGGGCGCTGTATATATTTAGTCG GAATGATGGGCTCTGGGAAAACAACTGTAGGAAAGATTTTGTCACAAGCGCTTGGATATTCATTTTCCGATTG CGACACTTTGATAGAGCAGGAAGCTGATGGAATTTCGGTGGCCGAAATTTTTAAGCTCCATGGAGAGGGCTTCTTCAGAGATAAGGAG ACGGAAGTACTGCGTCAGCTCTCATTAATGCGCTGTGTTGTTGTTTCTACTGGTGGAGGTGCAGTTGTTCGTAATATCAACTG GAAATATATGCAGAAAGGTATTACTGTTTGGCTGGATGTGCCTTTGGACGCATTGGCTCAAAGAATTTCTGCTGTTGGAACTGGTTCACGTCCCCTTCTGCCTAATGAATCAGGCGATATTTACTCCAAG ACTTTCATGCGCTTGTCTAGTCTTTTTGAACTGAGGGGTGAATCATATGCAAATGCCAATGCAAGAGTTTCTTTGGAAA ATATTGCAGCCAAATTAGGTGAAAGAGATGTATCTAATCTCACACCCACTGTTATTGCAATTGAG GCACTCGAACAAATTGAAGTCTTTTTGAAGGAAAAGGAAGGTCATAATGAATTATGA
- the LOC133037214 gene encoding zinc finger BED domain-containing protein RICESLEEPER 2-like — MKLRIREKELLVHGIISHGKKIDGKIKAVCKYCERKLVGESSSGIRHLNSHVKTCPVRKAQLAANPSATASPSVSFNFDPDLARTKLAQMIVKHEYPLSMVEHSGFIEYSSTLCPMFQMVSRNTIRSDIMKMYKTEKEKCRQNLEKSRSRIAITSDMWTTNHQKRGYMAVRAHFIDDSWNLHSQILSFKYVPCPHDAPALLEALRSCLNDWKIEDKISTVTLDNCTANDSMIDLLKGQFEPDSFILKGKLLHVRCC; from the coding sequence ATGAAACTCAGAATCAGAGAAAAAGAACTTCTCGTGCATGGGATCATTTCACACGGCAAAAAAATTGATGGAAAAATTAAAGCAGTTTGCAAGTATTGCGAGCGTAAGCTGGTGGGAGAAAGTTCTAGTGGGATTAGGCATTTAAATTCTCACGTGAAAACGTGTCCTGTAAGAAAGGCCCAACTTGCCGCCAATCCTAGTGCAACTGCAAGCCCTTcagtttcttttaattttgatcCTGATTTAGCAAGGACCAAATTGGCTCAAATGATCGTTAAGCACGAATATCCCTTGTCTATGGTTGAGCATAGCGGGTTTATAGAATATTCAAGCACTTTATGTCCCATGTTTCAAATGGTGTCAAGGAATACAATTAGGTCAGACATTATGAAAATGTATAAAACTGAGAAAGAAAAGTGCAGgcaaaatttggaaaaaagtAGGAGCAGAATAGCCATAACCAGTGACATGTGGACTACAAATCATCAGAAGAGGGGATATATGGCTGTAAGAGCTCATTTTATTGATGATTCTTGGAACTTACACAGTCAAATATTGAGTTTTAAGTATGTTCCGTGTCCTCACGATGCTCCAGCACTACTTGAGGCCCTAAGATCTTGTCTTAATGATTGGAAAATAGAAGACAAGATCAGTACAGTGACTCTCGATAACTGTACTGCCAATGATTCCATGATTGATCTTTTGAAAGGACAATTTGAGCCTGACAGTTTTATTTTGAAGGGAAAGTTGCTACATGTGCGTTGTTGTTAG